The Branchiostoma floridae strain S238N-H82 chromosome 12, Bfl_VNyyK, whole genome shotgun sequence genome segment tttttttcttgccatacattgtaccgtgtacgatcgttgcgcaataaagttcttcttcttctgtaaacTAAGACCTATCAATCACATAGTTACCCAACCCAAACCATCACCTGtattcacaaccaagcagatactGGTAGGTGGGGATgcccaaaccacacaaacagCCTCAACCTACCGTATCAATTTAAAACACAAGGAGACCCAAATTCAAAGCTGACCATCAGGACACTAGCACCAACCCATgaaccaaatagcaacacaatcgCACGTTGCGTtctggagatacagcgcacgtaCCACGCACACACAATAGGTTTAGATTTActacagtgtcaagttcaaacagcaaaaatgaccaataagctggtagACGTACACACAGACATTAATATCTAATACCAGTtgcaaaaagaacaagaaacagtcatgccttcaagtaccagagttaccaaccggggattgatgtgttcaaaaattcgtactttctcagaactatcgtagagtgaaATTTGTTATCGCCAAGCGCAGCACCAATTTACTCTGGATAGCTTTAacgaacgcttgcagatagatgtgcaaaagctacgtgtgacgggtcgttcagtgtaatatgacTAGCTACTGTAAATAAGGCTGCATTAATCATATTGTAATTGACGTTTTTTTCTCAACCCAAATCAAACATGTTATACTTGTGAAAGATCTATGCAATGTTAGCATCTCCTTTTAACTTTTcatcataaattatgtaaatgacttcaaTGGCATAACCtatgatgttttcttttctgtccatCACAGGTGTTCACATTGACCCCGCGTCTATACAATATGACCAAAAAGAGACATGTGCAGTACTAAGAGGAGCCGCCAGATGGCGGTTGTGTGTGGTTCGCCGTCTTGAGCACCTTTCTCTCTCATTTGGAGTGTTCTTCCCGTACCTGCAGAAAGCGTTTGGGCAGGACgaagcctgactaaaatcgcgcccctagcggtcggccctacaattgccgcctcGGGGACGGGGTCATTGACCCCAGCCagagagagattgtgtaaacacatgcTGTttggatgtaacgttacctcaaTTTTCCATGAAAGTAAAAACAGTTAATCTGTCATCAGCCTGACAGCCCAGAGTCTTGTTTATACCCGATATATTCTCGGTCATTTCTGGACAAGGCTTTGCCTTTGAGGGTCTGCctggggggtaccgacaacgatttacgctgaattcagaagaaccccctatgTATTATGCTAAATTAAGGAAGGCagttacgctaaatttggtcacctcgctacgaattacatagataagatggttttcccaaCCAATTACGGGacataaaaataggctgcctacgacttgcgtaaaagagcatgctagcctggattccataccccaacctcaagatatatctttcgtgttggggtctggcaacatggctgtagaaaggttctcgaaggcccgttgatcagtgggaggagaacctaggattgatgaccactctcaccacaggtagccagctacaacacaccacagttggtcagcaggctatcacagtagcgaatcagctacgttatggattcaaaaagtacagttgggggtctttaaccaatcatggcaggggtgtaattacctcctgctgatcctgtgttgttctattggtggggttttttgcccactataaggtgcaaaattgagaagagttcctatcccatccggccagacccctgcacgatagatacttgagatcgggctggggtttggtaaccaggctaagagcatgcagaccctcaattATCCCAGAACGCCGGAGTGCAGGAGCTGCAACTGGCTCGACCGCATTTTCCACACCACCTTTAACCTTCAACATTTATCAGTCGTCATTGAACACATTGATTACCtgtcaaaatgctgtttttgcaAGCTTGGAACGCAATTCTAAGTGTTTGTTGCAACATTTTTCACTGGCTTCTGTCATTATGGCCACTAGGACAACGCATCCCACCGGGTAACCTTTTAACTTTAAGTTTTGCTTGCATGTATAGCAATCGGGGCGATGTTTTCTGTCAACAATAGCAGTTTAGAGTCTAGTCCAACGAGTCCTGTCGTTGTTTGGCATCTTTGACCGGGCTGTCTTCAGGGCAAAAAGGTCCTTTCCTCGCCAGGGTGATACTTGACACCTTGTAGTAGTTTTAGATGGTAGGAGTTCCTACTGTGCGAATTTGGAACTATAGATACCGGGTGCTACACATTACCCCGGCTGTGGAAAGCTTCTTCTGCCCCGAAGGGAGCCCGACGAATCCACGTTTGACTTAATGCCAGGTTAAAAATTTTCGATGGCTCTAATGTCTAGGTCAATAGAGGATTTATCCTACTAGTACTACGTCAAAACTAGGCGAACTCTAGGGTGACCATAGGAAGGCGAAATATTATTCGCACTGCTTGTAGAGGCGTACAAACCTTCAATATTGTTGTCATTGTCATGTAATCTCACTTCTGGCCGGGGAGagggtactgtttttggttatctacctgtgtatgtgtgtgtatgtgtgtgtgtgtgtgtgtgtgtgtgtgtgtgtgtgtgtgtgtgtgtgtgtgtgtgtgcgtgtgtgtgcgtgtgtgtgcgtgtgtatgtctgtgtgtgtgtgtgtgtgtgtgcgtgtgtgtgtgtatgtgtgtgtgtgtgtgtgtgtctgtgtctgtgtgtgtgcgtgtgtgtgcgtgtttgtgattccagatttttgtagtaAGCATAACTCAAGACCATCTTGACGGATTAGAATATTATTTGGTATGAATAGCAtagaatagaactttattgcgcgacaattgtagcaggtacaatgtaaggcaatctgaatatacatggcagttgaactatatactattgcaaatatctaacaactaatctaatctaatgtaacatatgacaatccctgcatggcagatataggaaagtatatcaaagaaggtttagacattagaaatccCTCAAATGAtggtaaaagcctccaatgattgtaagaaacttatcccatactacaactcctgtattagctagataagcgttaagttatgctagaactgtagttatgtagatgcctactttgtacctcgtacaattgttgtgcaataaagttatatgtaAAAAGTACCCTGACTCCATCCATTGTACCATATTCTATCCCTGATGACCTCCTTCTAAATTCAACATCGAATTTCTCTTCCAACCCCAAAACCAGGGAAGGCTTCTTCTCCCGGTGTACATGTCGCGATCCGTTTGGCGCGTCACCGCGACTACAACGCCGTCATGCGGATCTCGGAGGCACTGCTCTACGGTACAGACTACCTACGCGCCAAATTCCACTCCTTCATAGACGCCCCTGACGTCACAGTGTTCCTCGCGGAGGTTGGACACAAAGTGGTGAGTAATGTTCGCAACTAattagcccccccccctccgccTGCATTATTACGGATCGTTTTTGGTGACCCCCCAGGAGCGGAGGCATTTTATAGAATTACGACGTACCACTCTGAAAACGTCTCAGTATGCACCTCCTATGGCATTCTAATAGAATGTGTTTTTAGTCCAGGCAAGCTTGGAAAAGGGACACATTCCATAAAGGCACGTTTTGGAAAGGGCCACGTTTCGAAAGGGGGTACGTTTGAAAGGGGAGACATTTAGGAAGGGACACGTTTTTTGATGGGGTGCGTTTTGGAATTTGGCATGTTTTTTCtaaggggcacattttggtAAGGGGTGACGTTTTGGAACTGGTAACGTTTGTCAAGAGACACGTTTTGCAATGGAGCAACTACAAGAATTAGGTTTGGAGCTGCATGACAAGTTTAAAATACTATTCCCTTGCAGGTGGCCGTCAAGGCATCTAAGATCGTAGACAGTGGAACTGTTTCTATCACTAAAGCCTCTAGGGTCGCTCCTGAATGGAGGGAACAGGGTATTGATAGAAAAATGACCCTCTATCTAGACCAGTGGATCCGCAAGAATCGTCCCAGGGTTAAATACAAGCGATCCGTAACGTACGCCAATGGTCGCAGGGCGGAAACTTTACGGAAAAGGATGCGACACGTTTTTAGTGTGGTGAGTCTTCAATTCCATACAGCTGTACAAATATTCAAGTTTACTGGATGCTTTCATCATTCTGTGTACTTTCTTGATGCCTAAGTCTATTTCTTATCACATGATGTCCCAAATGCCCCTCCCCCCGCCGGACAGTTTACGAGCTgtatttttggggggtgggaAGCACTTTTGCGCGGAGCCCCGTTGGACATCAGCTGGTACCTGGCTAGTCCTGCTGGTCAGTCCTGcagggcagttcacgggctgtttgaGGGACACTTGCGGGCGTGTCATTTTCATTGCGCCGTCGAACACTCTGCTGCTTTCGGGGTATTTTTAgacccagccgggccccgggttgaatttaagatGGAATTAAGATAAACCCGGAACCTGGTATCAAAGAGAAGCCGTATGCTAATTGCGCGCACGCCAATGGGTACCCCCGCtatatccggcagtccaccggaaCAAAGTTGTAAATCCGGTATTCGGCCGGGGATACATCCCTGACTGGCAAAGGAGggtaaaattgtgactgtatccTAACTTGCATCCTAAACTGACCTCAACTACCATtaaccatcctcctacgcacagtcccaacggctagctgactgctcAACCTATTGCGCCCTGCTATCCCNNNNNNNNNNNNNNNNNNNNNNNNNNNNNNNNNNNNNNNNNNNNNNNNNNNNNNNNNNNNNNNNNNNNNNNNNNNNNNNNNNNNNNNNNNNNNNNNNNNNNNNNNNNNNNNNNNNNNNNNNNNNNNNNNNNNNNNNNNNNNNNNNNNNNNNNNNNNNNNNNNNNNNNNNNNNNNNNNNNNNNNNNNNNNNNNNNNNNNNNNNNNNNNNNNNNNNNNNNNNNNNNNNNNNNNNNNNNNNNNNNNNNNNNNNNNNNNNNNNNNNNCGGGGCAGGTTATATTTATAAGCAGGACAGCTTCCGACAACAAGAAGCCCAATACCTgggggtagggcctgggatagcagggcccaataggctgagcagtcagctagccgttgggaccgtgcgtaggaggatgccatTAACACAAGATATATTGTTCATGCAGCCCTTTATTGTGAACCATTGTGGACCCAGTCTATGGTGGCGACAGGACCCGGCCCAGCTAGCTCAACTGGACACGACCGGCTTACCGGACGTCGTGCCTCTACAGACCGCAGACGACGACTTCTGCACGGCTTTACAGAAATGGCTTCCCTCGGAAGCTTGTGCTGGTTACCACGGCAAACCTATCATCTTAATTGAAAGGGACCCATACATCCTATGCCCTGCTAATTCAAATCGCCTGCAAGCACGTGCACATAATGCATTATACACACTAAAGCACGAAGGAGAATGGAGCCTGAGTGTTGTAGACACGTATCCCGCCCAATGCGGGAGAATGCTAAGCCTCGACATATACGCTAAAGATTTCCTTACCTTACAAAAACACTTGTTAAAGCACCTTCACGACCTGAGCATTAGGTTCAGACATGAGCATATATGTACCAGGGTTTTTGTAGGCCTGTCAGAGTTGAAGGACCAGGTCCAAAATTTTTGTGAGGAGGTTTTACAGATGGACGCGTCGCACTTGCCGTTTTCGGAAATGGGCGTTTTTGAATGTGAGTTGTGATATGGAAGTTCCCATTTAGCGTTGTACGCTTCCAAAAGAGTTGAGGACAACGCATTGTCTGCGGAAAAGTTCTGCGTAACCTCTTATTGTCGCTCTGAGTCTTCGTAGTTGTTCTGCATCTGTCACGTTACTAGGACGTTGTATTATTAGATTCCCTCacttaaaaaatgtaacaaaaaactaaataacacaaaaaaatcatattccTCATGTGTTTTGACAAAGCATCTATTGTTAAACCAATACAATCACAATCCTATTAAACTACACTAGATCCACGATACTTTAACATGTACgtcttgtctttgttgtgacctgtacttagatAATTCATTTCAAAAATATGCACGGTAAAAGAAATTTCTACACGTACAGATAATGCAAATGTAGGTTCTGTATcgttagtgagtgtcatattgtttcacaaaacacacatcatGTAATTCACCTCAAGTGGAATACCACAAAAGGTAGGCTGCTTATGTAGTCATTAAAACAGTATTTATTCGAAAAAACAGCTCCCTTCTGGGGTTGATTGACCTGAATTGGTCAGTCATTTGAATTACGAATTGACTATCGACATGGTCTgatttctactattctttgatTTATcttacattttctacatttgaaAATAGATTGGTATTAGTATTATGGCGGAGGGCACTGTACAGGCCATGcaggtccccccccccccatccccagCACTTTTGTGACCTTTTCTGTTCTTATTGTTTTTATATGTGCGAAATAAAAACTAAATGACCTTTATATGAATTGACGTACCTCTGAATTGACACGTGGTCCCGTCCTGTTGTAGGTCCCAGTCAGTATCACACGCACACGTCCGGCCTCCGGGTCGCGCCAGGCACAGGTGATGACATCCGCCGTTAGATACCGTGCAAGCTGAGAAAATATGCATGGCATCAACATAGCACAGTGATTTATTTATATCttaggaaatgtgacaaatacattacacaAACTCTCAGGCAGCGTTGCCGATATTGGAGTCTACAAGTAGGGACGGACAAATACATCATCATGCTACACATCACTTGCATTATCAAGAACAACATATCTGTCAAGTGAATCTAAAATCAGTCTACAATCTATTCACATTGTAAAATTTAAACCATAATTGTAAAACAGTAATACAATACTACAGTAATAAAATATGACCATCGTGGAAAGCTATATTTACATCGTaaattttacaagaa includes the following:
- the LOC118428279 gene encoding uncharacterized protein LOC118428279, producing the protein MLFLQAWNAILSVCCNIFHWLLSLWPLGQRIPPGKASSPGVHVAIRLARHRDYNAVMRISEALLYGTDYLRAKFHSFIDAPDVTVFLAEVGHKVVAVKASKIVDSGTVSITKASRVAPEWREQGIDRKMTLYLDQWIRKNRPRVKYKRSVTYANGRRAETLRKRMRHVFSVPFIVNHCGPSLWWRQDPAQLAQLDTTGLPDVVPLQTADDDFCTALQKWLPSEACAGYHGKPIILIERDPYILCPANSNRLQARAHNALYTLKHEGEWSLSVVDTYPAQCGRMLSLDIYAKDFLTLQKHLLKHLHDLSIRFRHEHICTRVFVGLSELKDQVQNFCEEVLQMDASHLPFSEMGVFECEL